From a single Pyxidicoccus xibeiensis genomic region:
- a CDS encoding CHAT domain-containing protein — translation MLAQQAGGPHGVTLGSLKQAVDAEPAPALDGALLEEIHAHLDEADTLPRLLLCMQCLRWLSGTPSMIVEVYRFTRSAIEAIHALGRQELLPFRLSLIDGLLVLDLDPAEQSDLRFRRGNTLLTLAHDRPELYDAALQDLRAAVELGRASGHALAEINAECVLARAELLTSHPGRALLPEAVSERVVRLVALLPRAEPLGMADRVHDIVSDLEVKRIEQGQPEALSRAIHHGRRAADLAREPWVKAFRLASLAELLFKQGTPEDEAAAAPLAREAVATLPPDAGDLHAVPAHAALGYALLRQGRATEAMEHLQFALGLLARQGPSFNRNLIRLRLAKSLLEQERLDDARHHCELALEDAREIGDQAVQAEATRYLVLLDRQGGQDDRARQRLVEAEAELAGTADQTALTLERLRPRPGEPPSAEFIELIRRYLAGQLATDAESDQVLQALMGHHARHLPQDIRQDLLRQGERFLRDVVVRAHLLAFEKREEEAIDLLRGFLSSAREPDARLNAAVLLLALLPPVERRLELLRWCDEVELLLEGPRDNAYSRSALSDALWRCGRQEPRLLERAWRHAEAGAVTPDIEPDALERNLRIRTRIRLDQVSALALESSPAQQEFATWFTGELLLPANELSGYRCHVVYCLLATGPLTHPGTPALAEQLLALVPPNDRARALSTRLQWIRACLESPRSPPVRPAGMPEEIQGGLDAVPSWVVALAQGELPSPGRVLPSEALGMALAVAEVRPDRSEAVLEWLFSENDDPHLLDRLSDEVAQASGGSGKGLLDRVEKVAASTPSFRLLRLRVTIRRKLAVSGDMASYERAVDALLAFARTPEERVEAKILKGIERMDSDQYAAARQVLGEALEEARRIQWDDGKMFSLLVSAGNAWRKGEAPDIQRALALYAEAEAMGSPIPHESARLWKVMADALLERGGEGDAAAALALLERSLEVRDWGSLRAEALISAARAEHDLPGREAPVRLRRAIDRLEEAARHADGPLLLMAASIQLKLLARLVHLQPGNREFIRRIEELGRRHSELADNARRAIQGKETPVPDDVTSAAMTALDHPAGRAFFKALFCLRGPDLDLAERMARSRGEDPSEARQRLEEAHLREDSSPQGIRALADQLAHEREPQALPGIAVARACLLAHVAEHSLSQREEVEHVAREAEQLVRQMPAGQVRRILLLELSHVWAPGNHYSHPVRDFRRAAELAREVMESSEPGESTARSALQSLARATRYRTDGDIAEHLREADQLYTRCVREYEAAGEGDVAAHLRMNLAELRAERRTGTYLEDLQTGIDAARERLEVIHSPDQQAKARLNLAVPLTMLGSQLPSPRKEELLREAREHFAQIDRTRLSPSDQYSADNYSTICLADLAELMGNHEEAIYLWRQRLESLGRSVPEQVWAYTAHNLADMLLRVRTGSTLAQVLEGLDLSEKILQIRTLERSPAHHWETCENIGRAVAVLLLSRDSGLSLSATYSRTLWEQGRKALRGALAAARRIGSHERLMQSAVALLELARVAPSIATLEAAAGEGWSALDEARPYLLLDERAGALEARLGVAVARVLADRLADDNLVGVADGLGFVLSGERAEFVLRWMVRAVGSAQRRLAGRTARPVGASHHSWVEWLAAIRSGDRRTIERALDVLRREAPAFLRGEPELEGTWSWLRSRPGAAVVAVLGSERDMLAAVLTHDGHKRVLIARLDAGAPPYDEATVARGLTAGGPSEEYHTLLEWARRHIAGPLQGLLSRNPSQLLWVPTGALRVLAPADLWPTVPVTCAVRLDLETRPAPSRPRRTLLAVADPGPGTPRSIPNSIEMGALLARMAQDLGPLRVRMSRGAACGQALGIPCPALVEGPASPDDILREFAEVDVAMLLCHGEVDGPRQARLLLVDGTGALVPLGMERLAEDPRRVAGTTVILLSCQTGRVGDWIHQAAGLAGALLAGGARNVIAPLWPVLLDPALAVGNAVLRTLASGAQLSVELGRLQAPESGPALGRRSKAQREQEQAWSIRAFVHWMG, via the coding sequence GACCGCGTGCACGACATCGTGAGCGATCTGGAGGTCAAGCGCATCGAGCAGGGCCAGCCGGAGGCCCTGTCCCGGGCCATCCACCATGGGCGCCGGGCCGCCGACCTCGCGCGGGAGCCCTGGGTGAAGGCCTTCCGCCTGGCTTCCCTCGCGGAACTCCTGTTCAAGCAGGGCACCCCCGAGGACGAAGCCGCCGCCGCCCCCCTGGCCCGGGAGGCTGTGGCCACGCTGCCTCCGGATGCTGGCGACCTCCACGCTGTCCCGGCCCATGCCGCTCTGGGCTATGCGCTCCTCCGCCAGGGCCGGGCCACCGAGGCCATGGAGCACCTCCAGTTCGCGCTCGGGCTGCTGGCTCGCCAAGGGCCCAGCTTCAACCGCAACCTCATTCGCCTTCGCCTAGCGAAGTCCCTGCTGGAGCAGGAGCGGCTGGACGATGCCCGCCACCACTGCGAGCTGGCACTCGAGGATGCGCGGGAGATCGGCGATCAGGCCGTCCAGGCCGAGGCCACGCGGTATCTCGTCCTGCTCGACCGGCAGGGTGGGCAGGATGACCGCGCCCGGCAACGGCTCGTTGAAGCTGAGGCGGAACTGGCCGGCACCGCCGACCAGACCGCGCTCACCCTGGAGCGGCTCCGGCCGCGACCCGGAGAGCCTCCCTCCGCCGAGTTCATCGAGCTCATCCGCCGCTATCTCGCCGGCCAACTCGCCACCGACGCGGAATCCGACCAAGTACTCCAGGCCCTGATGGGACACCATGCCCGCCACCTCCCACAGGACATCCGCCAGGACCTCCTGCGGCAGGGGGAGCGTTTCCTCCGAGATGTGGTGGTCCGGGCCCACCTCCTGGCTTTCGAGAAGCGGGAGGAGGAGGCCATCGATTTGCTCCGCGGCTTCCTCTCCAGCGCGCGAGAGCCGGATGCCCGGCTGAACGCGGCCGTCCTGCTGCTGGCACTGCTGCCCCCCGTGGAGCGCCGCCTTGAGCTCCTGCGCTGGTGCGACGAGGTCGAGCTGCTGCTGGAAGGCCCCCGCGACAACGCCTACAGCCGCTCGGCGTTGTCTGACGCGCTCTGGAGGTGTGGGCGCCAGGAGCCGCGACTGCTTGAGCGTGCCTGGCGCCATGCGGAGGCCGGAGCCGTGACGCCTGACATCGAACCCGACGCCTTGGAGCGTAACCTGCGCATCCGTACCCGGATCCGCCTCGACCAGGTTTCGGCGCTGGCGCTGGAGTCCTCCCCGGCCCAGCAGGAGTTCGCGACATGGTTCACGGGCGAACTCCTGCTCCCCGCCAACGAGCTCTCTGGCTACCGGTGCCATGTCGTGTATTGCCTGCTCGCCACGGGCCCGCTGACGCATCCCGGGACACCCGCGTTGGCCGAGCAGCTGCTCGCGCTAGTGCCCCCCAACGACAGGGCCCGGGCGCTGAGCACCCGATTGCAGTGGATACGCGCCTGCCTGGAGTCGCCCCGGTCTCCTCCGGTCCGGCCCGCCGGCATGCCCGAGGAGATCCAAGGAGGACTCGATGCGGTGCCTAGCTGGGTCGTGGCGCTCGCTCAGGGCGAACTCCCCTCGCCAGGCAGAGTCCTCCCGAGCGAGGCGCTGGGCATGGCCCTGGCCGTCGCCGAGGTACGGCCCGACCGCTCCGAGGCGGTGCTGGAGTGGCTCTTCTCGGAGAATGACGATCCCCACCTGCTCGACCGGCTGTCGGACGAGGTTGCCCAGGCCTCGGGTGGCTCCGGCAAGGGGCTGCTGGACCGGGTGGAGAAGGTCGCCGCTAGCACGCCCTCGTTTCGGCTCCTGAGGCTGCGTGTCACGATCCGCCGGAAGCTGGCCGTGTCCGGCGACATGGCCTCCTACGAGCGTGCCGTGGATGCACTGCTCGCCTTCGCGCGAACGCCCGAGGAGCGAGTCGAGGCAAAGATCCTCAAGGGCATCGAGCGCATGGATTCCGATCAGTACGCGGCCGCGCGCCAAGTCCTGGGCGAAGCCCTTGAGGAGGCCCGACGAATCCAGTGGGATGACGGGAAGATGTTCTCCCTGCTGGTGTCCGCGGGCAATGCCTGGCGCAAGGGCGAGGCGCCAGACATCCAGAGGGCCCTGGCGCTGTATGCCGAGGCAGAAGCCATGGGAAGCCCCATCCCGCATGAGTCCGCCAGGCTCTGGAAGGTGATGGCGGATGCGCTGCTTGAGCGAGGGGGCGAGGGAGATGCCGCAGCGGCGCTGGCACTCCTAGAGCGGTCCCTGGAGGTTCGCGACTGGGGCTCCCTCCGGGCCGAGGCACTCATCTCGGCGGCCAGGGCCGAGCACGACCTGCCGGGCCGGGAGGCGCCGGTCCGCCTGCGCCGCGCCATCGACAGGCTCGAAGAAGCAGCGCGTCATGCCGACGGGCCTCTTCTGCTCATGGCCGCCAGCATCCAGCTCAAGCTCCTGGCCCGGCTCGTCCACCTTCAGCCCGGCAACCGCGAGTTCATCCGTCGCATCGAGGAGCTGGGACGGCGCCATTCCGAGCTGGCGGACAATGCCAGGCGCGCCATCCAGGGCAAGGAGACCCCCGTCCCCGATGATGTCACCAGCGCGGCGATGACCGCTCTGGACCACCCCGCAGGCAGGGCTTTCTTCAAGGCCCTCTTCTGCTTGAGAGGTCCCGACCTGGACTTGGCGGAGCGGATGGCTCGCAGCAGGGGAGAGGACCCCAGCGAGGCCCGCCAGCGTCTCGAAGAGGCCCACCTGCGAGAAGACTCCTCGCCCCAGGGGATTCGTGCGCTGGCGGACCAGCTTGCTCACGAGCGTGAGCCGCAAGCCCTGCCGGGGATCGCCGTGGCGCGGGCGTGCCTGCTGGCGCATGTCGCCGAGCATAGCCTGTCCCAGCGGGAGGAGGTCGAGCACGTGGCCCGGGAGGCCGAGCAGCTCGTCCGGCAGATGCCGGCCGGTCAGGTCCGGCGAATCCTGCTGCTCGAGCTGTCTCATGTGTGGGCACCGGGCAATCACTACAGCCATCCTGTCCGCGACTTCCGGCGGGCGGCGGAGCTGGCGCGCGAGGTGATGGAGTCGAGTGAGCCGGGCGAATCGACTGCCCGCTCGGCCCTGCAATCCCTAGCCCGTGCGACTCGCTACCGCACGGATGGCGACATCGCCGAGCATCTGCGAGAGGCCGATCAGCTCTATACACGGTGTGTTCGCGAGTACGAGGCTGCGGGCGAGGGTGACGTGGCCGCGCACCTGCGGATGAACCTCGCCGAGCTGCGCGCCGAGCGCCGCACGGGGACGTACCTTGAGGATCTGCAGACTGGAATCGACGCGGCCCGGGAGCGCCTAGAGGTCATCCACTCGCCCGACCAGCAGGCCAAGGCCCGGCTGAACTTGGCGGTGCCCCTGACGATGTTGGGCTCACAACTGCCCTCACCGCGAAAGGAGGAACTGCTTCGCGAGGCCCGGGAGCACTTCGCGCAGATCGACCGCACCCGCCTGTCCCCGTCCGACCAGTACAGCGCGGACAACTACAGTACCATTTGCCTCGCGGATTTGGCCGAACTCATGGGCAACCATGAGGAGGCCATCTACCTCTGGCGCCAGCGGCTGGAGTCACTGGGACGGTCAGTGCCAGAGCAGGTCTGGGCCTACACGGCCCATAACCTGGCCGACATGCTGCTGCGGGTGCGGACCGGGTCCACGCTTGCCCAGGTCCTAGAGGGGCTGGACCTCTCGGAGAAGATTCTCCAGATCCGCACCCTGGAGCGTAGCCCCGCCCACCACTGGGAGACCTGCGAGAACATCGGCAGGGCGGTGGCCGTTCTGCTCCTGTCCCGCGACAGCGGCCTGTCGCTATCCGCCACGTACTCCCGGACGCTCTGGGAGCAGGGCCGGAAGGCCCTGCGCGGCGCACTCGCGGCCGCGCGGCGGATTGGCAGCCACGAGAGGCTCATGCAGTCGGCGGTGGCACTCCTCGAGCTGGCCCGCGTGGCTCCGTCGATTGCCACACTCGAGGCGGCGGCAGGCGAGGGTTGGAGCGCACTCGATGAGGCCCGTCCCTATCTGCTGCTCGACGAGCGTGCGGGTGCCCTGGAAGCGCGCCTGGGAGTGGCAGTGGCCCGCGTGCTGGCGGACCGGCTCGCCGACGACAATCTGGTGGGGGTTGCCGATGGGCTCGGCTTCGTGCTCTCGGGGGAGCGGGCGGAGTTCGTCCTGCGGTGGATGGTGCGGGCCGTTGGCTCGGCGCAGCGGCGCCTCGCGGGTCGCACGGCCCGCCCAGTGGGGGCCTCCCATCACAGCTGGGTGGAGTGGCTCGCCGCCATTCGCAGCGGGGACCGACGGACCATAGAGCGAGCGCTGGATGTCTTGCGCCGCGAGGCGCCCGCGTTTCTCCGGGGCGAGCCGGAGCTCGAGGGGACCTGGAGCTGGCTGCGCTCCCGCCCCGGCGCAGCGGTAGTCGCCGTGCTGGGAAGCGAGCGGGACATGCTCGCCGCCGTCCTTACCCATGATGGACACAAGCGCGTGCTCATCGCGCGGCTCGACGCGGGAGCGCCCCCGTACGACGAGGCCACCGTGGCTCGCGGGCTCACCGCAGGTGGTCCGAGCGAGGAGTACCATACCCTGCTGGAGTGGGCGCGACGGCACATCGCCGGGCCGCTGCAGGGGCTGCTGTCGCGCAATCCCTCCCAGCTTCTCTGGGTGCCCACCGGCGCGCTGCGGGTGCTGGCGCCCGCGGACCTCTGGCCCACCGTCCCCGTCACGTGCGCCGTCAGGCTCGACTTGGAGACGAGGCCCGCGCCCTCGCGACCCCGGCGCACGCTGCTGGCCGTGGCCGACCCCGGCCCCGGTACCCCGCGGTCCATTCCCAACTCCATCGAGATGGGCGCGCTGCTGGCCCGCATGGCTCAGGACCTCGGGCCCTTGCGCGTGCGCATGAGCCGGGGCGCCGCCTGCGGCCAGGCCCTGGGAATTCCATGCCCGGCTCTGGTGGAGGGACCTGCTTCTCCCGACGACATCCTCCGCGAGTTCGCCGAGGTCGATGTGGCGATGCTGCTGTGCCACGGCGAAGTGGATGGCCCTCGGCAGGCCCGGCTGCTCCTGGTGGATGGCACAGGCGCCCTGGTGCCTCTAGGCATGGAGCGCCTCGCGGAGGATCCCCGGCGTGTGGCCGGCACTACGGTCATCCTGCTCTCATGCCAGACGGGGCGGGTAGGAGACTGGATTCATCAGGCGGCGGGCTTGGCCGGTGCGCTGCTGGCGGGAGGTGCCCGGAACGTGATTGCTCCCCTCTGGCCCGTGCTGCTCGACCCGGCCCTCGCAGTGGGCAATGCCGTGTTGCGCACCCTCGCGAGCGGGGCGCAGCTGTCCGTGGAACTCGGGCGCCTGCAGGCCCCGGAGAGCGGGCCTGCCCTGGGACGCCGGAGCAAGGCCCAGCGCGAGCAAGAGCAGGCGTGGTCGATCAGGGCGTTCGTCCACTGGATGGGCTGA